The following are encoded in a window of Onthophagus taurus isolate NC chromosome 3, IU_Otau_3.0, whole genome shotgun sequence genomic DNA:
- the LOC111416811 gene encoding uncharacterized protein isoform X1 yields the protein MESHELDHGTIAGILKTIFLFLEGQNLNKTCETFLLETEQLGYPPIRTAIAQILILKPAVTETVTVTRAPADVDLICHCDEETESDQKDTQINFINETNDQNEEQNHDKNEEQNHDKNEEQNHDKNEEQNYNENDKKVDKFADMLANMMMIRLSRSQFDAISSVAIRTSEDSSNDSSSSSKSGENSMDAMKESCFPCEDCNELTPVSNTSIPESENKLAMAKPSVTFSSEKNPYQNPPKEDERNQKNEHQQKDNKQDPKSNQNMLLKDRVINAVDSKETEMKSISDIIFIENSIDCDIDEEIEFIPELKGKTPKSENVDSDTFNFRKFQKEINQVASDKYDNASQKDESLQINSIDFGEISEKSKINGVQIDASVGTNNPEEFPLQHIHFDYKRIKYDLKTHNDEFKLMVLQAVRWQITKTSPEDRNKTIVNLAKSDLLGLHGNLNINEGKDNELSLVKLYLLSENSPNLLQEGIARLLNAISSCTLGRDYLCQDDRTIRFSIIPLVCGRNSQTNSIGISETTKEHLLVTLQKLSLRSKMRLVMIESGLPEYLVEFLSNKHDALSDYCLEYCCALFMNLCLHKETHFGMKNISNYLLDMLIKILTNHEHCIPYLNGAMYSLFNDEALKEQAKKSHLHAVLLDQIKHFSNNCDIQQQLELIVKEIEGKLVVMAGACDIDCQIHEDVEIDYIEPEIDIDDPLSENVNGTDLRAYEKQRGQPEASSFACLCQPVMPFKKITIKSFCTAQEDDDLSGYIGESLDAILSTVAEIDKEIAANSTKNVILKDSHEQTDQKELKNQNVSARVESANKSTQNKKDKYRDRYDPSPPIIYDPIHCACVNKRDCLKQKRRGSSLKTEKLPGNKTYNCNCISQMQKFVENHCGNCDCPANCKTVKRNSQQSHPKTIYQSDY from the exons ATGGAAAGTCACGAATT AGACCATGGTACGATTGCtggaattttaaaaactatttttttg ttcttagaaggtcaaaatttaaataaaacctgCGAAACTTTTCTTTTGGAAACTGAACAGTTGGGATATCCACCAATTCGTACCGCAATTGctcaaattttaatactaaAACCAGCAGTAACAGAAACAGTGACGGTAACAAGAGCACCGGCAGATGTAGATTTAATTTGTCATTGTGATGAAGAAACCGAAAGTGATCAAAAAGAcacacaaattaattttataaacgaAACAAACGATCAAAATGAAGAACAAAATCACGacaaaaatgaagaacaaAATCACGacaaaaatgaagaacaaAACCACGacaaaaatgaagaacaaAACTACAACGAAAATGACAAAAAAg TCGATAAATTTGCGGATATGCTTGCCAATATGATGATGATAAGGTTATCGCGCTCCCAATTTGATGCCATTTCAAGTGTGGCGATACGCACGAGTGAAGATAGTAGTAATGATAGTAGTAGCTCTTCCAAAAGTGGCGAAAATT CAATGGATGCAATGAAAGAAAGTTGTTTTCCTTGCGAAGATTGCAACGAACTAACCCCAGTTTCTAATACTTCAATTCCAGAATCCGAAAATAAATTGGCAATGGCAAAACCTTCAGTAACTTTTTCATCGGAGAAAAATCCTTATCAGAATCCACCAAAAGAGGATGAAAGAAATCAAAAGAACGAGCATCaacaaaaagataataaacaaGACCCAAAGTCAAATCAAAATATGTTGTTGAAAGATAGAGTTATTAATGCCGTCGATTCCAAGGAAACCGAAATGAAATCGATATCcgatataatatttattgagaACAGTATCGATTGTGATATCGACGAAGAAATCGAATTTATACCAGAGCTTAAAGGCAAGACTCCAAAATCGGAAAATGTTGATTCGGATACTTTTAACTTTAGaaagtttcaaaaagaaattaatcagGTGGCGTCGGACAAATATGATAACGCAAGTCAAAAAGACGAATCATTACAAATTAATTCCATTGATTTTGGTGAAATTAgcgaaaaaagtaaaataaatggAGTTCAAATCGACGCTTCTGTTGGTACTAATAACCCAGAGGAATTTCCACTTCAACATATACATTTTGATTATAAACGgattaaatatgatttaaaaacgcACAATGATGAGTTTAAGTTGATGGTGTTACAAGCAGTTCGATgg caaattacaaaaacatcaCCGGAAGATCGAAATAAAACAATAGTGAACCTAGCAAAATCCGATTTATTAGGTTTACatggaaatttaaacataaacgaAGGCAAGGACAACGAATTATCCTTagtcaaattatatttattatcgGAAAATTCCCCCAATCTTTTACAAGAGGGTATAGCTAGATTGTTAAACGCAATATCTTCATGTACTCTAGGTAGAGATTATCTATGTCAAGATGACCGAACAATAAGATTTTCCATAATACCATTAGTTTGCGGTAGAAATTCTCAAACAAATTCAATTGGAATAAGCGAGACAACTAAAGAACATTTATTAGTaacattgcaaaaattaagtttaagaAGTAAAATGCGACTCGTTATGATTGAAAGTGGTCTTCCAGAGTATTTAGTTgaatttttgagtaataaaCACGATGCATTAAGTGATTACTGTTTAGAATATTGTTGCGCGTTATTTATGAATCTATGCTTACATAAAGAAACACATTTtggaatgaaaaatatttcaaattaccTTTTagatatgttaataaaaatattaactaaTCATGAACATTGTATTCCCTACCTTAATGGGGCAATGTACAGTTTATTTAACGACGAAGCTTTAAAAGAACAAGCAAAAAAAAGTCACCTTCATGCTGTCCTCTTGGATCAAATCAAACACTTTAGTAACAACTGCGACATTCAACAACAATTAGAGTtaattgttaaagaaataGAAGGTAAATTAGTAGTGATGGCTGGTGCCTGTGACATTGATTGCCAAATTCATGAAGATGTTGAAATTGATTATATCGAACCGGAAATTGATATTGATGATCCGTTGAGTGAGAACGTAAATGGAACGGATTTGCGAGCTTATGAGAAACAACGAGGGCAACCGGAAGCTTCTTCCTTTGCTTGTTTGTGTCAACCGGTGATGCcgttcaaaaaaattacaattaaatcattttgtacTGCACAAGAAGACGACGATTTATCAGGTTATATTGGAGAGAGTTTAGATGCTATTTTATCAACGGTTGCagaaattgataaagaaattGCTGCAAACTCAACTAAAAATGTGATCCTTAAAGATTCTCATGAGCAAACGGaccaaaaagaattaaaaaatcaaaatgtttcCGCTCGAGTTGAATCGGCAAATAAATCaactcaaaataaaaaagataagtATCGTGATAGATACGATCCTTCTCCGCCCATTATTTATGATCCAATTCATTGTGCTTGTGTTAATAAACGCGACTGCCTAAAGCAAAAGCGAAGAGGAAGCAGTCTAAAGACGGAAAAACTTCCTGGTAATAAAACGTATAATTGCAATTGTATTTCACAGAtgcaaaaatttgttgaaaatcaTTGTGGAAATTGTGATTGTCCCGCGAATTGTAAAACTGTAAAACGAAATTCACAACAAAGCCATCCAAAAACCATTTATCAAAG TGACTATTAA
- the LOC111420218 gene encoding cathepsin L-like peptidase, protein MKFLLIFAAVLVTTQAVSFFDLVQEQWKAFKLHHSKSYEDPTEEKYRMKIFMENSHKVAKHNQLYEQGHVTFKMKINKYADLLHHEFIHTLNGFNRTTGYKSAAYQEDLDDGSTFIKPANVVVPESVDWRTLGAVTEVKDQGHCGSCWAFSSTGALEGQHFRKTGKLVSLSEQNLVDCSGKYGNNGCNGGLMDNAFRYVRDNHGIDTENTYPYEAEDDKCRYNPRNSGATDKGFSDISSGNEEDLVAAIATVGPISVAIDAGHESFQFYSEGVYYEPQCSSQELDHGVLAVGYGKTDEGEEYYIVKNSWGTTWGDKGYVKMARNRNNHCGIATQSSYPLV, encoded by the exons atgaagtttttacTAATTTTCGCTGCCGTTTTAGTTACGACACAAGCTGTGTCATTTTTCGACCTCGTCCAAGAACAATGGAAAGCATTTAAG ttacatCATTCAAAATCATACGAAGATCCTACTGAAGAAAAATACagaatgaaaatatttatggaaaattcTCACAAAGTAGCAAAACACAATCAACTTTATGAGCAAGGACATGTAACCTTCAAAATGAAGATAAATAAGTATGCTGATCTCCTCCATCACGAATTCATCCATACTTTGAATGGTTTTAATCGTACCACCGGCTACAAAAGTGCTGCATATCAAGAAGATTTAGATGATGGatcaacttttattaaacctGCCAATGTTGTGGTTCCAGAAAGTGTTGATTGGAGAACTTTGGGAGCTGTAACGGAAGTGAAAGATCAAGGTCATTGTGGTTCATGTTGGGCTTTCAGTTCAACAGGAGCTTTAGAAGGACAACATTTCCGAAAAACAGGAAAATTGGTATCTTTAAGTGAACAAAACTTGGTTGATTGTTCAGGAAAGTATGGAAATAATGGTTGTAATGGAGGTTTGATGGATAATGCTTTCCGTTATGTTCGAGATAATCATGGAATTGATACTGAAAATACTTATCCTTATGAAGCTGAAGATGATAAATGTAGATATAACCCTAGAAATTCTGGAGCTACCGATAAAGGATTTTCAGATATTTCTTCTGGTAATGAAGAAGATTTAGTTGCTGCTATTGCTACAGTTGGACCAATTTCCGTTGCTATTGATGCAGGACATGAATCATTCCAATTTTATTCTGAAGgtgtttattatgaaccacAATGTAGCTCTCAAGAGTTGGATCATGGGGTATTAGCAGTTGGATATGGAAAAACAGATGAAGGAGAAGAATattatattgttaaaaattcatgGGGTACAACTTGGGGTGATAAAGGTTATGTTAAAATGGCTAGAAATAGGAACAATCATTGTGGAATTGCTACCCAATCCAGTTATCCtcttgtttaa
- the LOC111416811 gene encoding uncharacterized protein isoform X2 has protein sequence MESHELDHGTIAGILKTIFLFLEGQNLNKTCETFLLETEQLGYPPIRTAIAQILILKPAVTETVTVTRAPADVDLICHCDEETESDQKDTQINFINETNDQNEEQNHDKNEEQNHDKNEEQNHDKNEEQNYNENDKKAMDAMKESCFPCEDCNELTPVSNTSIPESENKLAMAKPSVTFSSEKNPYQNPPKEDERNQKNEHQQKDNKQDPKSNQNMLLKDRVINAVDSKETEMKSISDIIFIENSIDCDIDEEIEFIPELKGKTPKSENVDSDTFNFRKFQKEINQVASDKYDNASQKDESLQINSIDFGEISEKSKINGVQIDASVGTNNPEEFPLQHIHFDYKRIKYDLKTHNDEFKLMVLQAVRWQITKTSPEDRNKTIVNLAKSDLLGLHGNLNINEGKDNELSLVKLYLLSENSPNLLQEGIARLLNAISSCTLGRDYLCQDDRTIRFSIIPLVCGRNSQTNSIGISETTKEHLLVTLQKLSLRSKMRLVMIESGLPEYLVEFLSNKHDALSDYCLEYCCALFMNLCLHKETHFGMKNISNYLLDMLIKILTNHEHCIPYLNGAMYSLFNDEALKEQAKKSHLHAVLLDQIKHFSNNCDIQQQLELIVKEIEGKLVVMAGACDIDCQIHEDVEIDYIEPEIDIDDPLSENVNGTDLRAYEKQRGQPEASSFACLCQPVMPFKKITIKSFCTAQEDDDLSGYIGESLDAILSTVAEIDKEIAANSTKNVILKDSHEQTDQKELKNQNVSARVESANKSTQNKKDKYRDRYDPSPPIIYDPIHCACVNKRDCLKQKRRGSSLKTEKLPGNKTYNCNCISQMQKFVENHCGNCDCPANCKTVKRNSQQSHPKTIYQSDY, from the exons ATGGAAAGTCACGAATT AGACCATGGTACGATTGCtggaattttaaaaactatttttttg ttcttagaaggtcaaaatttaaataaaacctgCGAAACTTTTCTTTTGGAAACTGAACAGTTGGGATATCCACCAATTCGTACCGCAATTGctcaaattttaatactaaAACCAGCAGTAACAGAAACAGTGACGGTAACAAGAGCACCGGCAGATGTAGATTTAATTTGTCATTGTGATGAAGAAACCGAAAGTGATCAAAAAGAcacacaaattaattttataaacgaAACAAACGATCAAAATGAAGAACAAAATCACGacaaaaatgaagaacaaAATCACGacaaaaatgaagaacaaAACCACGacaaaaatgaagaacaaAACTACAACGAAAATGACAAAAAAg CAATGGATGCAATGAAAGAAAGTTGTTTTCCTTGCGAAGATTGCAACGAACTAACCCCAGTTTCTAATACTTCAATTCCAGAATCCGAAAATAAATTGGCAATGGCAAAACCTTCAGTAACTTTTTCATCGGAGAAAAATCCTTATCAGAATCCACCAAAAGAGGATGAAAGAAATCAAAAGAACGAGCATCaacaaaaagataataaacaaGACCCAAAGTCAAATCAAAATATGTTGTTGAAAGATAGAGTTATTAATGCCGTCGATTCCAAGGAAACCGAAATGAAATCGATATCcgatataatatttattgagaACAGTATCGATTGTGATATCGACGAAGAAATCGAATTTATACCAGAGCTTAAAGGCAAGACTCCAAAATCGGAAAATGTTGATTCGGATACTTTTAACTTTAGaaagtttcaaaaagaaattaatcagGTGGCGTCGGACAAATATGATAACGCAAGTCAAAAAGACGAATCATTACAAATTAATTCCATTGATTTTGGTGAAATTAgcgaaaaaagtaaaataaatggAGTTCAAATCGACGCTTCTGTTGGTACTAATAACCCAGAGGAATTTCCACTTCAACATATACATTTTGATTATAAACGgattaaatatgatttaaaaacgcACAATGATGAGTTTAAGTTGATGGTGTTACAAGCAGTTCGATgg caaattacaaaaacatcaCCGGAAGATCGAAATAAAACAATAGTGAACCTAGCAAAATCCGATTTATTAGGTTTACatggaaatttaaacataaacgaAGGCAAGGACAACGAATTATCCTTagtcaaattatatttattatcgGAAAATTCCCCCAATCTTTTACAAGAGGGTATAGCTAGATTGTTAAACGCAATATCTTCATGTACTCTAGGTAGAGATTATCTATGTCAAGATGACCGAACAATAAGATTTTCCATAATACCATTAGTTTGCGGTAGAAATTCTCAAACAAATTCAATTGGAATAAGCGAGACAACTAAAGAACATTTATTAGTaacattgcaaaaattaagtttaagaAGTAAAATGCGACTCGTTATGATTGAAAGTGGTCTTCCAGAGTATTTAGTTgaatttttgagtaataaaCACGATGCATTAAGTGATTACTGTTTAGAATATTGTTGCGCGTTATTTATGAATCTATGCTTACATAAAGAAACACATTTtggaatgaaaaatatttcaaattaccTTTTagatatgttaataaaaatattaactaaTCATGAACATTGTATTCCCTACCTTAATGGGGCAATGTACAGTTTATTTAACGACGAAGCTTTAAAAGAACAAGCAAAAAAAAGTCACCTTCATGCTGTCCTCTTGGATCAAATCAAACACTTTAGTAACAACTGCGACATTCAACAACAATTAGAGTtaattgttaaagaaataGAAGGTAAATTAGTAGTGATGGCTGGTGCCTGTGACATTGATTGCCAAATTCATGAAGATGTTGAAATTGATTATATCGAACCGGAAATTGATATTGATGATCCGTTGAGTGAGAACGTAAATGGAACGGATTTGCGAGCTTATGAGAAACAACGAGGGCAACCGGAAGCTTCTTCCTTTGCTTGTTTGTGTCAACCGGTGATGCcgttcaaaaaaattacaattaaatcattttgtacTGCACAAGAAGACGACGATTTATCAGGTTATATTGGAGAGAGTTTAGATGCTATTTTATCAACGGTTGCagaaattgataaagaaattGCTGCAAACTCAACTAAAAATGTGATCCTTAAAGATTCTCATGAGCAAACGGaccaaaaagaattaaaaaatcaaaatgtttcCGCTCGAGTTGAATCGGCAAATAAATCaactcaaaataaaaaagataagtATCGTGATAGATACGATCCTTCTCCGCCCATTATTTATGATCCAATTCATTGTGCTTGTGTTAATAAACGCGACTGCCTAAAGCAAAAGCGAAGAGGAAGCAGTCTAAAGACGGAAAAACTTCCTGGTAATAAAACGTATAATTGCAATTGTATTTCACAGAtgcaaaaatttgttgaaaatcaTTGTGGAAATTGTGATTGTCCCGCGAATTGTAAAACTGTAAAACGAAATTCACAACAAAGCCATCCAAAAACCATTTATCAAAG TGACTATTAA
- the LOC111416811 gene encoding uncharacterized protein isoform X3: MESHELDHGTIAGILKTIFLFLEGQNLNKTCETFLLETEQLGYPPIRTAIAQILILKPAVTETVTVTRAPADVDLICHCDEETESDQKDTQINFINETNDQNEEQNHDKNEEQNHDKNEEQNHDKNEEQNYNENDKKESENKLAMAKPSVTFSSEKNPYQNPPKEDERNQKNEHQQKDNKQDPKSNQNMLLKDRVINAVDSKETEMKSISDIIFIENSIDCDIDEEIEFIPELKGKTPKSENVDSDTFNFRKFQKEINQVASDKYDNASQKDESLQINSIDFGEISEKSKINGVQIDASVGTNNPEEFPLQHIHFDYKRIKYDLKTHNDEFKLMVLQAVRWQITKTSPEDRNKTIVNLAKSDLLGLHGNLNINEGKDNELSLVKLYLLSENSPNLLQEGIARLLNAISSCTLGRDYLCQDDRTIRFSIIPLVCGRNSQTNSIGISETTKEHLLVTLQKLSLRSKMRLVMIESGLPEYLVEFLSNKHDALSDYCLEYCCALFMNLCLHKETHFGMKNISNYLLDMLIKILTNHEHCIPYLNGAMYSLFNDEALKEQAKKSHLHAVLLDQIKHFSNNCDIQQQLELIVKEIEGKLVVMAGACDIDCQIHEDVEIDYIEPEIDIDDPLSENVNGTDLRAYEKQRGQPEASSFACLCQPVMPFKKITIKSFCTAQEDDDLSGYIGESLDAILSTVAEIDKEIAANSTKNVILKDSHEQTDQKELKNQNVSARVESANKSTQNKKDKYRDRYDPSPPIIYDPIHCACVNKRDCLKQKRRGSSLKTEKLPGNKTYNCNCISQMQKFVENHCGNCDCPANCKTVKRNSQQSHPKTIYQSDY, from the exons ATGGAAAGTCACGAATT AGACCATGGTACGATTGCtggaattttaaaaactatttttttg ttcttagaaggtcaaaatttaaataaaacctgCGAAACTTTTCTTTTGGAAACTGAACAGTTGGGATATCCACCAATTCGTACCGCAATTGctcaaattttaatactaaAACCAGCAGTAACAGAAACAGTGACGGTAACAAGAGCACCGGCAGATGTAGATTTAATTTGTCATTGTGATGAAGAAACCGAAAGTGATCAAAAAGAcacacaaattaattttataaacgaAACAAACGATCAAAATGAAGAACAAAATCACGacaaaaatgaagaacaaAATCACGacaaaaatgaagaacaaAACCACGacaaaaatgaagaacaaAACTACAACGAAAATGACAAAAAAg AATCCGAAAATAAATTGGCAATGGCAAAACCTTCAGTAACTTTTTCATCGGAGAAAAATCCTTATCAGAATCCACCAAAAGAGGATGAAAGAAATCAAAAGAACGAGCATCaacaaaaagataataaacaaGACCCAAAGTCAAATCAAAATATGTTGTTGAAAGATAGAGTTATTAATGCCGTCGATTCCAAGGAAACCGAAATGAAATCGATATCcgatataatatttattgagaACAGTATCGATTGTGATATCGACGAAGAAATCGAATTTATACCAGAGCTTAAAGGCAAGACTCCAAAATCGGAAAATGTTGATTCGGATACTTTTAACTTTAGaaagtttcaaaaagaaattaatcagGTGGCGTCGGACAAATATGATAACGCAAGTCAAAAAGACGAATCATTACAAATTAATTCCATTGATTTTGGTGAAATTAgcgaaaaaagtaaaataaatggAGTTCAAATCGACGCTTCTGTTGGTACTAATAACCCAGAGGAATTTCCACTTCAACATATACATTTTGATTATAAACGgattaaatatgatttaaaaacgcACAATGATGAGTTTAAGTTGATGGTGTTACAAGCAGTTCGATgg caaattacaaaaacatcaCCGGAAGATCGAAATAAAACAATAGTGAACCTAGCAAAATCCGATTTATTAGGTTTACatggaaatttaaacataaacgaAGGCAAGGACAACGAATTATCCTTagtcaaattatatttattatcgGAAAATTCCCCCAATCTTTTACAAGAGGGTATAGCTAGATTGTTAAACGCAATATCTTCATGTACTCTAGGTAGAGATTATCTATGTCAAGATGACCGAACAATAAGATTTTCCATAATACCATTAGTTTGCGGTAGAAATTCTCAAACAAATTCAATTGGAATAAGCGAGACAACTAAAGAACATTTATTAGTaacattgcaaaaattaagtttaagaAGTAAAATGCGACTCGTTATGATTGAAAGTGGTCTTCCAGAGTATTTAGTTgaatttttgagtaataaaCACGATGCATTAAGTGATTACTGTTTAGAATATTGTTGCGCGTTATTTATGAATCTATGCTTACATAAAGAAACACATTTtggaatgaaaaatatttcaaattaccTTTTagatatgttaataaaaatattaactaaTCATGAACATTGTATTCCCTACCTTAATGGGGCAATGTACAGTTTATTTAACGACGAAGCTTTAAAAGAACAAGCAAAAAAAAGTCACCTTCATGCTGTCCTCTTGGATCAAATCAAACACTTTAGTAACAACTGCGACATTCAACAACAATTAGAGTtaattgttaaagaaataGAAGGTAAATTAGTAGTGATGGCTGGTGCCTGTGACATTGATTGCCAAATTCATGAAGATGTTGAAATTGATTATATCGAACCGGAAATTGATATTGATGATCCGTTGAGTGAGAACGTAAATGGAACGGATTTGCGAGCTTATGAGAAACAACGAGGGCAACCGGAAGCTTCTTCCTTTGCTTGTTTGTGTCAACCGGTGATGCcgttcaaaaaaattacaattaaatcattttgtacTGCACAAGAAGACGACGATTTATCAGGTTATATTGGAGAGAGTTTAGATGCTATTTTATCAACGGTTGCagaaattgataaagaaattGCTGCAAACTCAACTAAAAATGTGATCCTTAAAGATTCTCATGAGCAAACGGaccaaaaagaattaaaaaatcaaaatgtttcCGCTCGAGTTGAATCGGCAAATAAATCaactcaaaataaaaaagataagtATCGTGATAGATACGATCCTTCTCCGCCCATTATTTATGATCCAATTCATTGTGCTTGTGTTAATAAACGCGACTGCCTAAAGCAAAAGCGAAGAGGAAGCAGTCTAAAGACGGAAAAACTTCCTGGTAATAAAACGTATAATTGCAATTGTATTTCACAGAtgcaaaaatttgttgaaaatcaTTGTGGAAATTGTGATTGTCCCGCGAATTGTAAAACTGTAAAACGAAATTCACAACAAAGCCATCCAAAAACCATTTATCAAAG TGACTATTAA